One genomic window of Solanum dulcamara chromosome 10, daSolDulc1.2, whole genome shotgun sequence includes the following:
- the LOC129870925 gene encoding uncharacterized protein LOC129870925, which yields MGGNSEYFPVEMGLHQGFVLSPFVFSVMDKLTCHIQGEVPWCLLIANDFALIEESRGRVNGRLEVWRYTRSDRNLKCGYPEQSGSDICGGRDEEERLIWFGQEKKKGVNASVRRCESLDIKRLRKAKGWPKKY from the exons ATGGGAGGAAACTCGGAGTACTTTCCAGTTGagatggggttgcaccagggatTTGTGTTGAGCCCGTTTGTATTTTCAGTAATGGATAAATTGACATGTCATATTCAGGGCGAGGTGCCTTGGTGTTTGTTAATCGCAAATGACTTTGCTTTGATTGAGGAGTCTCGCGGTAGAGTTAACGGTAGATTGGAGGTGTGGAG ATATACTAGGAGTGATAGGAATTTAAAATGCGGATATCCGGAACAAAGTGGGAGTGATATATGTGGTGGACGAGATGAGGAAGAGagattgatatggtttggacAGGAGAAGAAAAAAGGTGTGAATGCCTCGGTAAGGAGGTGTGAGAGTTTGGATATAAAGAGGTTGAGGAAAGCCAAAGGTTGGCCAAAGAAGTATTAG
- the LOC129870924 gene encoding BTB/POZ domain-containing protein At4g30940-like encodes MFEENWNLHSDGAITKHFIDRNPDYFGVLLDLLRTGELYIPPKIDKKHLYREALYYGIEDHVRSAKWGPFDGNRLRLAESITGLTTGEAAIIRASPNSWCCVVRGNMVKMYNWMLEEQSAITNRDYRTVNHVCWVDSDTIVVSSSYKYLASGGIGLFCASTGELKYNFQVNDDDQLKDYTAGVLGVSSDYKLFSYCTEKTNKKNGIGVWDTGKKTDFLQCWPSGKASKFQWLHGTNCLMVASCHSRSRKCPINLFDFRENTVVLSWSDARDQKIYRDVIAQIEAYLLEMVTSAVANRGE; translated from the coding sequence ATGTTTGAAGAGAATTGGAACCTGCATTCTGATGGGGCGATCACTAAACATTTCATCGATAGAAATCCTGATTATTTTGGTGTCCTTTTGGACTTACTCAGAACAGGGGAGCTTTATATTCCTCCCAAGATTGATAAAAAGCACCTATACAGAGAGGCTTTGTATTACGGCATTGAAGATCATGTCAGGTCAGCTAAATGGGGCCCTTTTGATGGCAATAGGCTCCGGTTGGCCGAGTCTATAACGGGCCTAACAACAGGGGAGGCTGCTATTATTCGGGCTAGCCCGAATAGCTGGTGCTGTGTCGTGCGTGGTAATATGGTTAAAATGTACAATTGGATGCTAGAAGAGCAATCTGCGATAACCAATCGTGATTATCGTACGGTCAACCATGTTTGTTGGGTTGATTCAGATACCATTGTGGTCAGTAGTTCTTACAAGTACCTAGCTAGTGGAGGCATTGGGTTGTTCTGTGCATCCACAGGGGAattgaaatataattttcaagttaatgatgatgatcaattgaAGGATTACACAGCAGGTGTACTCGGTGTTAGCTCGGATTACAAGTTGTTCTCCTATTGTACTGAGAAGACTAACAAAAAGAACGGGATCGGTGTTTGGGACACTGGTAAGAAGACAGATTTCTTGCAGTGCTGGCCTTCTGGTAAGGCTAGCAAGTTTCAATGGTTACATGGTACCAATTGTTTGATGGTTGCTAGTTGTCATTCACGATCTAGAAAGTGTCCCATCAACTTATTTGATTTTAGGGAAAACACGGTGGTTTTGTCGTGGTCTGATGCTAGGGATCAAAAGATATATAGAGACGTGATAGCACAGATTGAGGCATATCTTTTGGAGATGGTCACGTCAGCGGTGGCAAATAGAGGAGAGTAA
- the LOC129870926 gene encoding BTB/POZ domain-containing protein At4g30940-like, whose product MESQKDRVKLNVGGKKFETGAGRNSFFGSTFDENWNLHSNQKITEHFINRDPDYFSVLLDLLRTRELYITPKIDKKMLYKDALYYGIQDHVSVQLNARRAIYNKCCYPKLAFHEGKLFSSYGDTISVYCGSHWVPTSQLQQIHGGPI is encoded by the exons atggAAAGCCAGAAAGACAGAGTGAAACTCAATGTTGGTGGAAAAAAGTTTGAAACAGGTGCTGGCAGGAATTCATTCTTCGGAAGCACATTTGATGAGAATTGGAACTTGCATTCCAATCAGAAAATTACCGAACACTTCATTAATAGAGACCCTGATTATTTCAGTGTCCTTTTGGACTTACTTAGAACAAGAGAGCTTTATATTACTCCGAAGATCGATAAAAAGATGCTATACAAAGATGCTCTGTATTATGGCATTCAAGATCATGTCAG TGTACAATTGAATGCTAGAAGAGCAATCTATAATAAGTGTTGTTATCCGAAACTGGCATTTCACGAGGGAAAATTGTTCTCATCATATGGAGACACCATTTCAGTGTATTGTGGTTCTCATTGGGTTCCAACATCACAGCTTCAACAGATTCATGGTGGTCCGATTTGA